One Pseudoliparis swirei isolate HS2019 ecotype Mariana Trench chromosome 4, NWPU_hadal_v1, whole genome shotgun sequence genomic window carries:
- the muc15 gene encoding mucin-15: MSPNTTATTGPVTSSGANGTEAEEGLQNSTATTSQIPTTHPSERNSTGFPDTANGTDAQTTTSAGTNETQAPNATESTATTDAATTTPGATPTTTPGAMPTPTPGATPTTMPTPTPGATATASAVPPIAPEMSSRTDAAAAEGSSSDRGVSTDARPSKKMGAWAAVLGVGVVVTMIGLVAFVIMKQKFRPGFTHRKLVEEYPSDPVLRLDNGSPLDLNFGGSAYYNPALQLDNIQRDNTQRDNIQMDNVPGHR, translated from the exons ATGTCTCCGAATACCACCGCGACCACAGGGCCCGTGACCTCGAGCGGGGCCAACGGGACAGAAGCCGAGGAGGGACTTCAGAACTCGACGGCGACGACCTCCCAAATACCCACGACTCACCCGAGCGAACGAAACTCCACCGGCTTTCCGGATACCGCCAACGGCACCGATGCACAGACGACCACGAGTGCGGGCACCAATGAGACGCAGGCACCCAACGCAACGGAATCTACCGCAACAACTGACGCAGCCACAACGACGCCAGGGGCGACGCCCACGACGACGCCAGGGGCGATGCCCACGCCGACGCCAGGGGCGACGCCCACGACGATGCCCACGCCGACGCCAGGGGCGACTGCAACCGCAAGTGCCGTTCCTCCGATCGCACCCGAGATGTCCAGCAGGACCGACGCCGCCGCAGCCGAGGGGAGCAGCTCGGACAGAG GTGTGTCAACGGACGCCCGCCCGTCTAAAAAGATGGGCGCGTGGGCAGCCGTGCTGGGCGTCGGCGTGGTGGTGACTATGATTGGACTGGTGGCCTTCGTCATCATGAAGCAGAAATTCCGTCCGGGTTTCACTCACCGTAAACTGGTTGAGGAGTATCCTTCAGACCCAG TTCTCAGATTAGACAACGGCAGCCCTTTGGACTTGAACTTCGGCGGTTCAGCCTATTACAACCCGGCGCTCCAACTGGACAACATCCAACGGGACAACACCCAACGGGACAACATCCAAATGGACAACGTTCCCGGACACCGCTGA